In Oncorhynchus keta strain PuntledgeMale-10-30-2019 chromosome 36, Oket_V2, whole genome shotgun sequence, the DNA window ggtcatggctttgtgatggccactccaataccttgactttgttgttcttaagccattttgtcacaactttggaagtatgcttggggtcattgtccatttggaagacccatttgcaaccaagctttcacttcctgaggacatttctccaaaaactatgatctttgtccccatgtgcagttgcaaaccatagtccaGCTTTTTTATTGAGGtttcggagcagtggcttcttccttgctgagcggcctttttggttatgtcgatataggaccctttttactgtggatgtagatacttttgttccggtttcctccagcatatatAGTGaagtataagtgaaataatctgtctgttaacaactgttggaaaaattacttgtgtcatgcacaaagtagacgtcctaaccgacttgccaaaactatagggGCGGGGGGGTCGTGACATTGCTGTAactctttaaaatatatatatatatatttcacctttatttaaccaggtaggctggttgagaacaagtgctcatttacaactgcaacctgcccaagaataaagcaaattagttcgacacatacaagaacacagttacacatggaataaacaaacttacagtcaataatacagtagaaaaagcctatatacagtgtgtgcacatgaggtaagataaggtaggtaaggcaataaataggccacggtggcgaagtaattacaatatcccaatgaaacactggagtgattaatgtgctgagataaggcgggactttacctagcagagacttgaagatgacagaacagggctccgggcagccgagcggaaatggaggaaaactcgcctccctgcggacctggcatcctttcactccctcctctctacattttcctcctctgtctctgctgttaaagccactttctaccactctaaattccaagcatctgcctctaaccctaggaagctctttgccaccttctcctccctcctgaatcctcctcccccctcctccctctctgcagatgacttcgtcaaccattttgaaaagaaggtcgacgacatccgatcctcgatccttgctaagtcaaacgacaccgctggttctgctcacactgccctaccctgtgctctgacctctttctcccctctctctccagatgaaatctcgcgtcttgtgacggccggccgcccaacaacctgcccgcttgaccctatcccctcctctcttctccagaccatttccggagaccttctcccttacctcacctcgctcatcaactcatccctgaccgctggctacgtcccttccgtcttcaagagagcgagagttgcaccccttctgaaaaaacctacactcgatccctccaatgtcaacaactacagaccagtatcccttctttcttttctctccaaaactcttgaacgtgccgtccttggccagctctcccgctatctctctcagaatgaccttcttgatccaaatcagtcaggtttcaagactagtcattcaactgagactgctcttctctgtatcacggaggcgctccgcactgctaaagctaactctctctcctctgctctcatccttctagacctatcggctgccttcgatactgtgaaccatcagatcctcctctccaccctctccgagttgggcatctccggcgcggcccacgcttggattgcgtcctacctgacaggtcgctcctaccaggtggcgtggcgagaatctgtctcctcaccacgcgctctcaccactggtgtccccagggctctgttctaggccctctcctattctcgctatacaccaagtcacttggctctgtcataacctcacatggtctctcctatcattgctatgcagacgacacacaattaatcttctcctttcccccttctgatgaccaggtggcgaatcgcatctctgcatgtctggcagacatatcagtgtggatgacggatcaccacctcaagctgaacctcggcaagacggagctgctcttcctcccgggaaggactgcccgttccatgatctcgccatcacggttgacaactccattgtgtcctcctcccagagcgctaagaaccttggcgtgatcctggacaacaccctgtcgttctcaactaacatcaaggcggtggcccgttcctgtaggttcatgctctacaacatccgcagagtacgaccctgcctcacacaggaagcggcgcaggtcctaatccaggcacttgtcatctcccgtctggattactgcaactcgctgttggctgggctccctgcctgtgccattaaaccctacaactcatccagaacgccgcagcccgtctggtgttcaaccttcccaagttctctcacgtcaccctgctcctccgctctctccactggcttccagttgaagctcgcatccgctacaagaccatggtgcttgcctacggagctgtgaggggaacggcacctcagtacctccaggctctgatcaggccctacacccaaacaagggcactgcattcatccacctctggcctgctcgcctccctaccactgaggaagtacagttcccgctcagcccagtcaaaactgttcgctgctctggccccccaatggtggaacaaactccctcacgacgccaggacagcggagtcaatcaccaccttccggagacacctgaaaccccacctctttaaggaatacctaggataggataaagtaatccttctcacccaccccccccctccttaaaatatttagatgcactattgtaaagtggctgttccactggatgtcataaggtgaatgcaccaatttgtaagtcgctctggataagagcgtctgctaaatgacttaaatgtaaatgtaatgacctggagccagtgggcttGGCGTAGTGTACGAAGCGACGGCCAGCCAACAAGGGCATACAGattgcaatggtgggtagtatatggggctttggtgacaaaactaatggcactgtgatagactgcatccaatttgttgagtagtgtTGTAGGCTATTtagtaaatgacatcgccgaagtcgaggatcggtaggatggtcagttttacgagagtatgtttggcagcatgagtgaaggaggttttattgtgaaataggaagctgattctagatttaattttggattggagatgcttaatgtgagtctggaaggagagtttacagtctaatcagacacctaggtatttgtagttgtccacatattctaagtcagagccatccagagtagtgatgctggacgggcgggcaggtgcgggcagcgatcggttgaagagcatgcatttagttttactagcatttaagagcagttggaggcaaaggaaggagagttgtatggcattgaagctcgtctggagattagttagcacagtgtccaaagaagggccagaagtatacagaatggtgtcgtctgcgtggatgtggatcagagaatcaccagcagcaagagtgtcatcattgatgtatacagagaagagagtcggcccgagaattgaactctgtggcacccccatagagactgccagaggtccggacaacaggccctcagatttgacacactgaactctatcagagaaatagttggtgaaccaggcgaggcagtcatttgagaaaccaaggctgtttagtctgccgataatgtggtgattgacagagtcgaaagccttggccaggtcgatcaatatggctgcacagtaatttctcttatcgatggcggttatgatatcgtttaggaccttgagcatggctgaggagcacccatgaccagctctgaaaccagattgcatagcagagaaggtacggtgggatttgaaatcaTCAGTAatatgtttgttaacttggctttcgaagaccttagaaagacagggtaggatagatataggtctgtagcagtttgggtctagagtgtcaccccctttgaagagggggatgaccgcggcagctttccaatctttgggaatctcagacaatacgaaagagaggttgaagaggcagtaataggggttgcaacaattttggcagatcattttagaaagagagggtccagattgtctagcctggctgatttgtatgggtccagattatgcagctctttcagaacatcagctatctggatttgggtgaaagagaaatggtgggggctttggcgggttgctgtggagggtgccgggcagttgaccgcggtagggatagccaggtggaaagcatggccagtcatagagaaatgcttattgaaattgtCAATTATAGTGGCTATATCGGTGGTAAcagtgttccctagcctcagagcagtgggcagctgggaggaggagctcttattctccatggactttatagtgtcccagaacttttttgagttagtactacaggatgcaaatttctgtttgaaaaagctagccttagctagctaggacgtttttgtgctggtcaagggcagacaggtctggagtgaaccaaggactatatatattcctagttctacattttttgagtggggcatgcttatttgagatggtgaggaaggcacttttaaagaataatcaggcatcatctactgacaggatgaggtcaatgatattccaggataccccggccaggacgattagaaaggcctgctcgcagaagtgttttagagaGCGTTTGACGGTGAGGAGGGGTgctcgtttggtcgcagacccattacggttgcaggcaatgagacagtgatcgctgagatcttgattgaaaacagcagaggtgtatttggagggcaagttagttaggatgacatctatgagggtgcctgtgtttacggatttggggttgtacctggtaggtttcAACAAATTAATATGAATTTATATTACATTTTTATGATACATTAATTTGCTTGGTAGGCATATGAGACAAATACAATCTGACATTTAATGTGAAATTAAAATCAGACATTGTGTGAACACATCATAGTTTaattaaatacaattttaaatacatttattgGTGATACATTGACATTCATCTTGAGGATACAAGGAATTACAGCTCCAATATTTACATTTTGGGGGGGACCCAATCAAATCTACATAGAAAATgtatgttatagatctgtcattctcattgaaagcaagtctcaGAAGCAGTAGATATGTGCTATGTGTGCAATTTCTATGCTTCACGTTCTTAAATGTCGTTTTTGAATTTTAAATGAGGCTTTGTACACctgcttcaaacagctgaaaatactatattttttctcatggaaaatatatatttcacagcggtttagttGGTATTAGGATTATTtccactatacttgcttgttttgtcacataaactgaaattaggcgaactattcgaattttagcaaccaggaaatggtggagcgaCACCTGCATAGTGCATCAAATTGCAGCATCATTTTCCCAGTTGTCTCGAATGCACTAAGGtcgaatattttttattttaatattgttttgaacgcggcatatGGAAGCGAGCGACAACGGTTTCATTACGGTCACGTGGGTCGTCCTGGAGTACGGATGAAAAAATAAGCGTCATTAACGGTCCAAGTCGCGCAAAAAGCTTCAAAATAGAGGTCCTCCGTTTACTTGAACACTCACAAATGGTACATTTGGCTGTATCAATACGCCTTATTCTGTTTCGTTGTTCCTACCCTCCTCTTTTCATGCTATTGTAGGAGGTGTTAAGTCTTATTGTTGAGTGCTAGTGgttacattaaatacattaaataaaacatgtaatcGGTACATGTAATTATTTTAATAAGGGGACATCGAAATGTGTATTAAACAAATAGCTTTTGCAGTCTTCAATATACATGAGTTCAATATTGTTCATTTAAATTATCTGTAATAATAGTTTATTTTTCATTTCACTAGATGGCACTGTTCTCCATGCTGCTCATATCCAGGCAGGTCATGCATCTATGTCATTGCAGGTTTCCTAGAGGGGAAATAACAATAGGTCAAGTGAGTTAGATTTTCATTTTATTCACCTTTTAGTTTTGAATACAGTAAAACATCCCAGGTCAAAAataacacaaaacactgaatagaTTTTGTTCATAAACCATGCAAGTGGCACAATCATGAAATAAACATTGGGATTAAGTTATTTGGTAAAATTCAATGCTATCCGGGATGGGACATCCTTACCCTAAACTCtaacccctacccttaccctaccCCAACCCTTGTGTTAACCATTGAAAATGTCTACTTCAACGGGGTAGGGACTTCCCAAGGATCCCCGTCCAAAGTTATCCCTGGACGGGGCCAATGTGAAAATGTTCTGTTCAAAACATGTTTAAATCCTGTTCTGTTACGAATTGACAGTAGTTAGAAAACCACTAATACTTCCAGCAACAGTGTTGGTATTGTTTTTTACAGGGCACTATAACGAAAAGCGTTATCATTAGGCTAATAATAATACAGTGAATCTATCTTTGTTCATTTTCAAATGTTTGAGTAACTTTTAACTATATGTTTTGTGATTTTTAAATCAGATACACGTCCTGTAACAGATTTTTGGGGGACTTTTATTTAGAAAATTTAACGTATGATCACATGATCTCAAATGCGATTGGTTCACAATGCTTGTGTGTTTTGAAAGCATCAATGTTAGCTAATCATTTATACATTTTGTAGATTCGCTAAATCCAATCGCAGATCTGGACCAGACACACGGTACAGTAACTGTACTTTCAACTTTGTGTGTcctatactgtagctagctagaatCCTTAGACTGTTATCATCAAACTGTGCATAGcttctcaaatcaaatgttatcacTGTCGAACTACTTGTAGCTAATCATTCATTGTGGCTAATTTGTTGATTTCGGTATAGCCTCTAACCTGCTAGAGCTAATGAACATGTTTTACTCTTCTTTCTTGCTCATCCTATCTCCAAACAGTTAggaacagctagctagctgttcgTTTGGTGAAAGTACTTCCTTGCCCAAGACAAGCTGTCATGCGTCCCTAATTGTCAACTCCCACAGTACAACAGAATTGTGATGGGATATGGCGGCACCAGAAACTCAGCTCATGTTAAGCGTTGGGTTAATTGGTAAGGAAAGACATATCCTTCccctttttaaaattatttttaccCTGCTTTTTTTTGGTTGATGCGTGCCAAGTTTGCTCCTGTTCGGCTTTGACTGGCATCACATGATATCAACAAAGATTTGTTTAACTAACCCAAGACAGACCACAGCTTGTCGTTTCCAATGTGGGCAAATTAATCATAGTGGGTAAAACCAAGCACGAgttagcgagatcctattggcgcgttctagtttatttccgttagggaacgcctacgcTGTGAACTGCGTTTATGCTATAACTCAATTCGTCTTTACTCTCCTTCTAAATAACTACATTTGTAGAAACTGTGGCAAAGGGCGAAGTCTACAAAATGTTGTATGTtctgttcataacagattctagttttgggaacagaactgtattgagatcaaatgtttaattgATGAGAAGATTTGCAGAAtttcggccaaaatccatctcgttccagtcttctcccactgcccgccagtgggcttcctctcactaccatatttggtagtcagtggaaacgccaaccggatgcttcacatttatacatccagggaaatatctgtctcattgttctatctgtgataTCAATGTGATTAAGTATTTTACCATCTTTGATTTTACTTCCTGTAAGCATGAGAACAGATTAATTTAGTTAAAGATCtggtaataatgataataaagAGTTGTGAAAACAATATGACACGTTATTCTCATATTCTTCCCCACACAGAGAAAGATGTGAATGCAGACACCTTGTGGGTGTGGTGCTATCCCTCAGTCAGTGCTGAGCTCCGGGAGGTCCTGCTCAGTAAGTGCTGTCTCAGACAGGACAGCCGAGGCTTGCACACTTTTGTGTTTGGCCAGTTCCGCCGTACCTGGTACTACATATCCACGGTAGCGGTGCAGGAACCAACCGCTCTAAAGAAGGTACAGTTAGTTTTGAAATTCTCCATTCATTTAAATAATTTGAACCTGTAGGTCTAATGATAAATTATTTTGCTCGTATTTCTCTCTTTTTAGGTCACACATTTTTCAATAGTTGTCACAACAAAGGACTTCAACCCTGAGAAGTATGCAGCATTCAGTCGAGTACTATGCAGGTACAGCATACTACGCTAATGCACCCCCATGGCTAAATGTCTGCTTGTTTAATACTTCCCCAAAACATATTTCTTCATTCATTTCTTCATGTGTGTTTTATCATTCAGGATGTACATCAAACATGGGAGCCCCGTGAAAATGATGGAGGGTTACATTGCAGTCCTCACCAAAGGCTTCTGTCAGAGTGATGAGAATGGCTCCTTTCTCATCAAGGACTACGATGTCAGGAAGGCCTACTTAGCAGGCTCAGTGAAAGGTTAGACATGTACAAATATAAAACACTTATTACAGTATAAGGACATGATTGTTCATACAAGGTGCTTGACACTGTCCAGTTTCCTTATTGGTATGCAAAGAAGCATTTCCTTGAAGAAGCTGATCCCATTCGATTACCAGGATTAGGTAGACTATCTTGTGATTTACTGTTTCAGATGTGGTGTCCCAGTTTGGGATGGAGACCATCATCCTGTACACAGCCCTTATGCTAAAGAAGAGGATCGTGGTCCATCACCCCCAGGTTGAAGCACTGTTGGAGTTCACAAGGTGACTAAGGCAATAGAGAAAATGCACCGAGGAAAATACGGGCGACGATGTAACATgcgtttcccaaaacaccaccAGTGCGCAGAGAGGGAGAGTTTGCGAAGTGATGTGATCGAAAGAAACCGCTGCTTTCGGATCAGCTTTCTCCCGTTCAAGTCTTACCTTAACATTagaattattccacaatactgatgACAGATCAGCCCCTATGAGATATTATCACCTATGGCTACAAATATTGAGGCGGCTTATTCTAATGCTTATCCTATATGCACGAAATTAAGATTTGACACATTGTTTGTGCACATGTAGGCAAAAATAACAGACAGTAGCATACAAATAGCTGGATTAAACTCAATTGAAATAACAAGAAATGTTAACAAGAAAATCATTGAAATAAAGTATAGTGcctatactgtatttatttgatACATCTAATATCCTTCGCTTGTTTGTATCATttgcaaagacattggcaactttCTATTTGTAGTCAAAATCGGTTTAAAGTTATCAGCagttacagaaagacagagaaacatCTTGATGGGGAAGGGCAAAAAAGCATCTAACAACGCACTTAGCTGTCGCACTTAGCTGTTATACTAGTGGTCTGAGGCCGTCATTAAATAGCAAGCCTTTTCAAGTGCATCTTCAGTAACGATGGTTTTGGTAAACGGCTCTGAGATTTAACAATAGTCCTATGAAGGTTCTAACGATGAAGTTAGCCTTAAGATGATTTGGGGAAACTGGGCCCAGACCTTTGACTGTTCATGGACTTCATTGTTGAAGTGGATTACAATTGATGTTTTCGAGAGAACCAGACATCTTCATATCAAATGTatgattttattgtatttttccCTCCTAGAGCTCTTCCGGCTCTGACATGGCACAGGAAAGACTGGTCCATTTTGCACCCTTATGTCCACCTGACTGACAGTGAGCTCGAGAATCTCAGGACGTGCACTGGTGAGGATGTCTGGTTCATTAGATCCACATTAAAGCAAACTGATTCAGAccccagggtcatgttcattaaaCACCAAAGAGAAGAACATGGACTGTAACAGTCAGGGACTTCCTTGACCTGTCCAATAGAATGTTCATTTTCTCTTGCAAAATGTTTTCCTTTGCGtgtcctaatgaacacaacccagattCCCATTGTCTCCCAACAGtcagttccacacacacacacacacacacacacacacacacacacacacacacacacacaggaagactCATGCAATAATCGACTTGCAGTACATTATTTTTACTTGCCTGTTGTTTTGAAAACATGTTCCTTGGAGATTCTCAACGTAGAGTTCT includes these proteins:
- the LOC118369517 gene encoding DENN domain-containing protein 10-like, with the translated sequence MAAPETQLMLSVGLIEKDVNADTLWVWCYPSVSAELREVLLSKCCLRQDSRGLHTFVFGQFRRTWYYISTVAVQEPTALKKVTHFSIVVTTKDFNPEKYAAFSRVLCRMYIKHGSPVKMMEGYIAVLTKGFCQSDENGSFLIKDYDVRKAYLAGSVKDVVSQFGMETIILYTALMLKKRIVVHHPQVEALLEFTRALPALTWHRKDWSILHPYVHLTDSELENLRTCTGYVAGFVDPEVSNRSDLFDVYVNLPDSEITISQSAKEAMSMGKLHKDIGLFIVQSAENADRTDGQIIKDISIKTREILANLASLAEECENSKITLETLKQRHFPPATENFLFHLAAAEQLLKI